A part of Pseudomonadota bacterium genomic DNA contains:
- a CDS encoding TIGR00282 family metallophosphoesterase, producing the protein MRILFLGDIMGRSGREAVLRHLPHLKSALDPDIIIVNGENAAAGFGITPDICRELYSAGVDCITTGNHVWGQKDLVKTIDKDPRLLRPLNYPEGTPGRGLVALEDRKGRKVVVASPQGRVFMDAVDDPFATLDKALRPWPLGSAVQAIVVDIHAEATSEKMAMGHWLDGRVSLVVGTHTHIPTADTQILPKGTAYHTDAGMCGDYDSVIGMGKANCIERFLRKTPVERMAPADQEGTVCGVWVETDDKTGLALRAEPVRIGPRLMSHVPVRG; encoded by the coding sequence ATGAGAATCCTGTTTCTGGGCGATATCATGGGCCGCAGCGGGCGGGAAGCCGTCCTGCGCCATCTGCCGCACCTGAAATCCGCCCTGGATCCTGACATCATCATCGTGAACGGCGAGAATGCCGCCGCCGGTTTTGGCATCACGCCTGACATCTGCAGGGAGCTGTACAGCGCCGGCGTGGACTGCATCACCACCGGAAACCACGTGTGGGGCCAGAAGGATCTGGTGAAAACCATCGACAAGGACCCGCGCCTGTTGCGCCCCCTGAACTATCCGGAAGGAACACCTGGCCGTGGCCTGGTGGCGCTGGAAGACAGAAAGGGTCGCAAGGTGGTGGTGGCCAGTCCCCAGGGCCGTGTGTTCATGGACGCGGTGGACGATCCCTTTGCCACACTGGACAAGGCCCTGCGTCCCTGGCCGCTGGGATCCGCCGTCCAGGCCATTGTGGTGGATATCCATGCTGAGGCCACCAGCGAGAAAATGGCCATGGGCCACTGGCTGGATGGGCGCGTATCGCTGGTAGTGGGCACCCATACCCATATTCCCACAGCGGATACCCAGATCCTGCCCAAAGGCACAGCCTATCACACCGACGCCGGCATGTGCGGCGACTATGACAGCGTCATCGGTATGGGAAAGGCCAACTGTATCGAGCGCTTTCTGCGCAAGACGCCGGTAGAGCGCATGGCCCCCGCCGACCAGGAAGGCACCGTGTGCGGCGTATGGGTGGAAACCGACGATAAAACGGGTCTGGCGCTGCGGGCCGAGCCTGTGCGCATCGGCCCCCGCCTGATGTCCCATGTACCGGTGAGGGGCTGA
- the mutT gene encoding 8-oxo-dGTP diphosphatase MutT: MPLVLVAAVVLVDADGRILLARRPEGKSMAGLWEFPGGKVHEGETPEQALVRELAEELDITTRTGCLFPLTFASHRYDSFHLLMPLYVCRTWEGTPVPREGQELAWVWPRDLGNWSMPPADIPLITVIRERL, from the coding sequence CTGCCTCTGGTGCTGGTCGCCGCGGTGGTGCTGGTGGACGCGGACGGGCGGATCCTGCTGGCCCGGCGGCCGGAGGGGAAAAGCATGGCTGGTCTGTGGGAATTTCCGGGTGGCAAGGTCCATGAAGGCGAAACTCCGGAACAGGCGCTGGTGCGTGAACTGGCCGAGGAACTGGACATTACCACCCGCACGGGTTGCCTGTTTCCCCTGACCTTTGCCAGCCACCGGTACGACAGCTTTCACCTGCTGATGCCCCTGTACGTCTGCCGCACCTGGGAAGGAACCCCTGTACCGCGGGAGGGGCAGGAGCTGGCGTGGGTCTGGCCCCGGGATCTGGGAAACTGGTCCATGCCCCCCGCGGATATTCCCCTGATAACAGTCATCAGAGAGCGACTGTAG
- a CDS encoding RMD1 family protein, with protein MSDVIFEPGSRISVRSLYIGQRLNLKIFEGAPRLGSSPLLIHAGERGCAALFRYGAVVLFNLDPMEEVAFLKGLQAIVADPVDSRETDTAEILIDPEQPEKIVDKYIRMRAGNVENIQILADVLAKSVAMSWYEANIAESFERIEPMADELQRRGQSGRRTRELLSHIGQSLLIQSRMAGRVEVEDKPDMLWDRPDLERLYIQLANEYDLRERITLLNQKLAVIHQTAETLLSLLQNKRSLHVEWYIVILILFEIIMSLYDRFFAGFLNGAG; from the coding sequence ATGTCAGACGTGATTTTTGAACCTGGCTCCCGGATCAGCGTCCGGAGCCTTTATATCGGCCAGCGCCTGAACCTGAAGATTTTTGAGGGTGCGCCGCGGCTGGGATCCTCCCCCCTGCTGATCCATGCGGGAGAGCGGGGCTGTGCGGCCCTGTTCCGCTATGGCGCTGTTGTCCTGTTCAACCTGGATCCCATGGAGGAAGTGGCCTTCCTGAAAGGCCTCCAGGCCATTGTGGCCGACCCCGTGGACAGCCGCGAGACCGACACCGCCGAGATCCTGATCGACCCGGAACAGCCGGAAAAGATCGTGGACAAGTACATCCGCATGCGGGCCGGCAATGTGGAGAATATCCAGATCCTGGCGGACGTCCTGGCCAAAAGCGTGGCCATGTCCTGGTACGAGGCCAACATTGCCGAAAGCTTCGAGCGTATCGAGCCCATGGCTGATGAGCTTCAGCGCCGGGGCCAAAGCGGCCGCCGGACCCGGGAGCTTCTCAGCCATATCGGCCAGAGCCTGCTGATCCAGTCGCGCATGGCCGGCCGCGTGGAAGTGGAAGACAAGCCCGACATGCTGTGGGACCGCCCGGACCTGGAGCGGCTGTACATCCAGCTCGCCAACGAATATGACCTGCGCGAGCGCATCACCCTTCTGAACCAGAAACTGGCCGTGATCCACCAGACGGCCGAAACCCTGCTCAGCCTGCTGCAGAACAAGCGCAGCCTGCACGTGGAATGGTACATCGTCATCCTGATCCTGTTCGAGATCATCATGTCCCTGTACGACCGGTTCTTCGCCGGCTTCCTGAACGGGGCGGGGTAA